The Rubrobacter tropicus nucleotide sequence ATTCGCCGCCGAGCATGATCAGGTCGACCCCCCTCAAACCGTGTAGCTCGTTCATCGCCATGACGAAGTTGGTTATGACGGTGATGGGGCTCTTCTCCGGCAACAGCCTCGCCGCCATGAGCGCCGTCGTGGACTCGTCGAGGATCACCGAATCGCCGGGCCGCACCTGGGCGGCCGCCGACCTCGCGAGCGCCTCTTTCTCCGCCGTCGCCGTCCTGAGCCTGTAGCGCACGCTGCTGTCGAACCGGCTCGTCGGCTGCGCCGTAACGTGCCCCCGCAGCTTCCGCAGCAGGCCCTGGCGCTCCAGCTCGTCCAGGTCGCGGTGGATCGTTATGAGGCTCACCCCGAAGAGGTCAGTCAGGTCCTTGATCCCGACAGATCCCTTCTCCAACACGTACTCCGCCACCCGCGCCTGACGCTCCGCCACCCGCCCGACACTACCCCTGCCAGACCCTTCTCCAGTCAACTCGAAGATCCCATACCCCCCTCCTACACCACGCGACGACACCACGCAACAAGACGGACAAAACGATTGTACATGTCCGAGAATCGCACGTGTACCTTCGAGACGCAAGAGAAAATTTCATGAAAAGAACACTTGACATGAGATTATTTCATCATTTACGATAAGAATAGGAGTATAAGTTACGAGGCTAGGGTGAGCGGGTGCTGGCGGGAGGCGTTCGGGCTACCGGCGGAAGGTGGGTCGTGGGTTCGGGTTTCTCGTGAGCTTTTTCGGTAACCGAGGCCGACGGTTGGAGGGGACTCGATGGGCCGCTTCGTTTGGGTGGTCCGGGGAAGGAGAAGGGATGCGGGAAGAGGGTATGGGGTTGCGCAGGATGCGGCGCAGGGACTTTCTGAGGGGGGTCGGGGCCGGGGCCGCGGCGCTTGGGCTGGCCGGTTGCGGGGTGGACTTCGCGCAGGAGCGGTCGGGCGGGCAGGATCCGTCCAAGGTCA carries:
- a CDS encoding DeoR/GlpR family DNA-binding transcription regulator, which translates into the protein MTGEGSGRGSVGRVAERQARVAEYVLEKGSVGIKDLTDLFGVSLITIHRDLDELERQGLLRKLRGHVTAQPTSRFDSSVRYRLRTATAEKEALARSAAAQVRPGDSVILDESTTALMAARLLPEKSPITVITNFVMAMNELHGLRGVDLIMLGGEYLPALEAFGGAVCEASLSVVRADVVLMSTSAVSDCFALHQDQEIMRGKRAMMNSAKRRILLVDHTKFDKVALHRLAHLSDFDLVIVDAKVSEAQIQELQENEIPFEIASL